The genomic interval CTAGTTCCGTAATAAAAAAATTCCTCACTTTCGCCTGTGCGAAAATCTATGATTTTGTAGTAATTGCCATAAGAAAAAGAATAAGAATCATCATAATCATGAACACTCGTCCAGTAAGTCCAAGGCTTTGTATTTTTAAAAATAGGGGCAGTGGTTGGGTTATTACTCCTATCTATAATACTTTCAAGCTCATCAAGAGTTGGAACTCTCCAGCCACTCTTATCACTTTTGGTATTGAGAATTGCGCAATAATGATAAAAATGCCAGTTATCAACAGTATCGTAATTTGTTACACTAGAAGGTATATCATCTTCTAATAAATAAAATTTATAAACACCATCTTCATAAGATTGATAGAATGTAGTTGTCTGGGAATAAGAACTACCATATACATCTTCTCCATCTTCCCACATTAAACCAGTGCTTGTATCAAGAACAACACTTTTATTATTGTCTCTAATAAAGTAACCATAAGATGTTTTATCACTTGAAAAATCTAAAGTAGATGTTTCATCTTCAGTTTTTGAAACACTATTTTGAAAATCGGTTATTGTTTCATTTGAAACTATATCACTCGTTGTTTCCTCACTATTTTGAGTTGGA from Thiovulum sp. ES carries:
- a CDS encoding Protein of unknown function (DUF1566) (PFAM: Protein of unknown function (DUF1566)) — encoded protein: MERKIKNKFYISTFLATLLFSGCGDDTSSSSNDNSYTPTQNSEETTSDIVSNETITDFQNSVSKTEDETSTLDFSSDKTSYGYFIRDNNKSVVLDTSTGLMWEDGEDVYGSSYSQTTTFYQSYEDGVYKFYLLEDDIPSSVTNYDTVDNWHFYHYCAILNTKSDKSGWRVPTLDELESIIDRSNNPTTAPIFKNTKPWTYWTSVHDYDDSYSFSYGNYYKIIDFRTGESEEFFYYGTSNHHAIRCVRSMELSEFIE